Genomic window (Castor canadensis chromosome X, mCasCan1.hap1v2, whole genome shotgun sequence):
CTACAAATTGCCTTGCTTTTCTCCAGGCTTGTGAAGGTGAGATGGGAACTAGGAGTACATATCCTGTATATTACCAAAGTTAAATGCCAGTTTCTCATGTGTGACTATGTCATTGAAGGAGCTCAAGGGGAAGTCCAGCAATGAATGGGACCTCATGTGGGTTGTGTAGGAAAGCAGCATTCCAGGCATAGAGGTGGGTTAGATTAGCTGGAGAAATTACTGTGACTGATAGGCCAGGACCAGGACAGGTGtaactgagaaaccaggaggctgAGCATTAGGAAAGCTAAGCTGAAAAAGCTTGGATATAGGTGTTGTCCCTGAAGATTCTGGAACACAAGGCTGTACCAAGCACATACACCTCAGTACTCCAAAAGTGATCCAGATAAAGTACACAAACCTGGTTTTATCCTCCTTCTATAGCTGGAAATTTCTTAGGATACTTCGTTCAGTGTCCATGTTTCAAGAGAATAGATACTATCAATCTCTGCTCTGACCCTGTGTTTTGTCACTTCAACATTTCCTGTGACAGTCCATGGCATCCCAGAAACCTGACTGTTCAGACTCTACCTTTCACTGGGTACCtacttcagtccatttttctaCATTAACACTTTACTGTTTTACAAGTCAGAGATTGTGAGCAAACTTGGATCATGATGTGAAAACTTAGGTTTTAACTTCAACTAGGGAATGTTTCACAAGGGTAAAGAAAGTGACAGAAATGTAAGTAGTCTATTGATAGAACTGTAATTTTCTATCTTCCACACTCCACAACTGCTACGTCAGTTGTCAAATGCATTTATCTGTTCTCCAAGTTCAGTAGTTTGCCTTTCTTAAAACTAAGCTCTTCAAAAGGCTTTGCATTCATACAGCTTGAACCTAGCTGGATGTGTGACTTATTGTAAGGACAACTGAAAGCCATGGTATGGTGAACAACTGCAGTATGCAGTGTCTCTCCCCACACCCCTCCACCCCCATACACCTACAATTCCTCCAGTCCATAAAGCTTTCTTCCTGGGAAGTTGGGCAGCTGCATATCACCACTACTGCTGCCACAGTTGCTACCTGCTTTGTTCCCTATCTTCTGTTGTCTTTCCATATTGTTTGTAAAGGTAGTACCAAACATCAGTCGTCAGTGTGCCTTTTACTTtcttcaaacaaaagaaaatcatatttttagCTACCCTTTGCTACTGGTTGAAGAGATCTTTCATCAGTTAGCTGTAGTTTGAAGGCCAAATCTATTCCATAAGGTTTTATTCCTTCTCTTGTTTCTTACACTTTAGTACCATGTTTGGTAAGCTGGCAGTGTTCACTGTAACCCTTCAAGAGTATGAGGCTGGATTACTTTTCCCCTCTTTCAGCCTCTCTGCAAACACAaagatcttttcctttttttttctgcccaGCTCTAGACCTTTTGAAAGccctttaaagaggtgattaaatTGAGGCCATTTGGGTAGGCCTCAACCCAAAATGATAGTATTCTAGACATTTGGACATACTCAGACACCTGGGGTGTGTACTTACTTACAGAAAAAGACcagacacagtgagaaggcagccAAGAAGAGGTTTCAGGAGAAACTaaacctgccaacaccttgacctTAAGACTTCCAGCCTacagaactataagaaaataacttTATTGTTGAAGCCACCTGTCTGTGTTTCATTATGGCTACCATAGTAAACTAACATAGCATACTTTCCTTACTAAATATCTAACATTCCTTCCTGAATATCTTGAGTATACCCAAGAAACTGATACTTGGCTGCCTCCAGGGACAAGAACTAGGTAACATGGGTAGAgattttgaataataaaaatgactttaaataCCCATTGCTGATCAAGGTGTAGGAAGCTGGCACTTTCACATACTACTGCTAGATCAGTGCCCAGAGATAATAATTGGTTGactaaattaaattattaaacatAGAGCAAACAAATGAGGTAGGTCTACTACTCTAGGTAAGAGAAAAGGGTTTGTTACCAGACAGTGGATacacttttgattttaaaaaaaagtccactaaagaaaaaacaatatataatacaaaaaaagaacatatacTACAGCTGACTAAGATATGAGTATGAAGAAACTGCCCAAATTTTAAATGGTTCCATGACAAAATTAGCCATTAGGAAATTACTTTCAAATGGTTAGCTGTTTTTTCAATAATGATTTTTCAGTAGTTCCCAGTGAGTGGAGTTTGgagaaaaatatatcaaatttttcaaattctaCCTTCCCTACATGACAACCAGCACCCCACCCAGTATGTCCTTTAAATAACCCCAATGCTCTATTGAGGGAAGAATCCTGTCCACAATAACTGCAGTTTAGGCTTTGTTTTGCCTCCATAGGACAGGACTGTCATCAATGGTACAGCATGTGAACTTGACTCATGAAAGATCAATTTGCTTTATCAAGCCTGGTCATTACAGCCAAGTCctctttttttattacaaaaaatcTTAAGGGCATGTTTAGTTATCTAGAAGAGACTCAATAAGTACCTGAGCAAATTCAGATGTCTTCGTTTATCCTCTCGTAAGTACAGTCCTTACTGTTTCCTTCAAAAGTGATAAAGTTGTGTGCATGTGTAGCACACAATGAGCAATTGTGAGATTAATTCTAATGGTATGTAGAATGACATAAAAAAGTTAAATCACTTTAAAGAGATGAAGGAATCAAAAAAGCAATGCAACATAAATGCATTAGATTTTAACCtttaatatttaacattattGCTTTAGGAATTTTCTCCTGAACCAAGAATAGAATgctaattacataaaaatatgcacatataaaagTAGTCCTCCATTTTCCCAGGGAAAAAACAATCCAAGTATAATTTCTACAACAGTCAAGTTTTTTGTTTGAATTACAATTAAATTCCTGGTCACCTTACTTATTAGCTCTAACttacaaatttaaattaaacattATTAGACAACCGTTACAATTTATAAATGTAAGTTGCCATTACCAGGTAAATAGATTCCTCCAGAGTGGATATGTCCCTTCTCCCACCAACTAATGAAGTAGCAATATACGTTAGTTTAATTTTATTAGTAGATGAACGCTGTGGCAAATGCTAATTTGCTTATCCACCCTCGTCATAtttattgtgtgtatatgtgtgagttGGTTAAAACGTATGGAAAATCTAATGATCAACAGCAAGATGAACTTGGTTTAGGCTTTCGGTGAAGATTGACTGTGTCTGTCTGAATCAGGTGATCTGACCTATCCTCAGTAGCCAGAACTCTTCGAACTGCCTCCTCAAAGGCTGCTGCAACATTGGTGGCATCTTTTGCACTTGTTTCAAAATAAGGATAGTCGCCGTTATCTCTGCACCATGCTTGTGCCTCTTCTGTAGACACCTGCCGTTCACTTATATCGATCTTGTTGCCCAAAATCACAAAAGGAAAGCTTTCGGGCTCTTTTACATCTGCATAATATATGAATTCTTTCTTCCAGTTGCTCAAGTTCTGGAAGCTCTGTGAATCATCAACACTAAAAGTAAGCAGGCAACAGTCAGAACCTCTGTAAAATGGTGTCCTCAGGCTTCGGAACCGCTCTTGACCAGCTGTATCCCAAATCTGCATGGTAACAAAATGTCCATCCACCTccaaatctttatttaaaaattccacaCCTATCGTATGGAAGAGCTGGGCATCAAACTTATTAGTTACATATCTGTTCATAAGAGAACTCTTCCCAACTCCACCATCTCCAAGGagaattactttaaaaagtgacGATTTTCCTGCCATTATTAATCTTACAAGTTTTCACTTCAGAACcctgtaaaataaaaagataccaTTATATTTCTTTACACCTGAGAGTCCTACATGACTCTAGGGATATCAgcatttaagtgaaataaaacacacaGCCCTAATTCCTTTTTGCAAAAGGATTAACTAAATAGCAAGTATTATCATTTACTGAGCGCTCAGATGTGGCAGACACTCTTAACATTGTTCCCGAGAACAGCTGTACTACCAGGGCTCATTCTTCCCTTTCTCAGGTCATTGCTGACTGTGAAACTGGCACTCCAGGCCAAGTCTGACTCCCAAAGACCTTGCTCTGAGCCATCACTCTATAAGTTCCTCCTCGCTTCTAACAGGCCCCAGGGCCCACCATCATTTGTTACAAAGATGTGGTAAGAGACCAAAGTCCACAAGTTAACAGCCCTTCAGTGCATAGTGATGGTGTTCACTGACAGAGCACCTTATGCCAGGGATTTTCTTTACtacctcttccccttctctcttcAGACACAGATGCTGTTAAGCAGGAAAGCCAGAGACTTCCAGAAGCTCACTGATAGGGCTGTGAAATAAAATGAGGCAACCACTGAGTAAATGGAGTTTATTCTCTTCATTAGGAACACTATTTTGAGTTGCTAAAGTTAGTATTAGCAGCAATGGAATTTTTAATATAATCTACCACATTCTACTCATAAGACTCATTTGGGCAGCTCCAACTCTTAGCAAATAGGAGCCTGTGCTATTTGTTACGTGTGTGTTCTGAAATGGAATGAAATAAACCTTAAATGAAAATGTGCTACTATACTACACATACCCTTTAAAGGAAGTCCAGGGCAGGATTAAAAACTTTTCCTGCACTATAGGATCCAGCCTTGTGGGGGTGAATTTTCTGGTGCCTACTACAGATGTCTATTTCTAAGTACCAATGAAAGTACTTAAtgcttctgttttaattttttattacgaaaaatttcaaacatagaCAAAACTTCTGAGATGTGTGGTGAATCCTGTTTTCCTCCATAACGTCCACTCTCCTTTGTCCCACTATTTTTAATCAAATTGTATCATTTAATCTGTCAAGTATTCAGTATTAAATTGCTTTTTAAGTCTATTAAAATTTGTGAAGGAAAATAAACCTTCAGAGTAGCATTGTCCAAAAGAATGTTATACAATGATGGAAATGTCCACTGTAGAAGAAGTCACTAGCCACTTGTTGAGCACTTGGCAAGTGGCTGATTAGAGCAAGGAACtgaattttagattttctttattttggtgcttggggattaaactcagggccttgtgtatccTAAGCACACAATCTACCATtaagctataccctcagccccgTTTATTTAATTTTAGCTAATAGCTGCATTTAAAGAGACTATATAGCTGTATTGGACAGTAGAGCTCTACAGGGAAAAATGGCCATTAACTTTAACATGAAAGTAGATACTGTGAATCCTATCAagggggatggggatggggagtgAGGCAGATAAAGACGAGCAATAATTGTTAAACTGGCTAGGATGAATTTACAAAACCACTGGAGTAAACATTACCTGGCTGTCTTCTTGTTATATACAAAATGTGACCCAGTAAAATGTAACTTTTGCAACATGTAAGAATTTGGAACTTCTAATTACCCACTCTACTATTCTTGTAAAGCCTGTAGCACTTTCTACAGTGAGAAATAATCAAGTAAGTGGGAAAATATGGTTAAAAAATCATGAGACATTCATTAGTTCCcaactttttggggttttttggttgtactgggatttgaactcagggccttgcatttgctaaggcaggctaccacttgagtcatacctccagcccagtcTACAACTCTTGCTGTTTCTTTTAAACTACCACTCCAGTAATTACTAGTATAATtaatacaatttaaatttttgttcaacAAAAATGTGAGGCAACTGATGTGCCTACCTCTTAGGAGACTTTTTGATATCAAATGTGATGCTCTGCTCAATGTCTTGACTAGATGTTAGagagtaaaacaaaacaacctcaACTACCTTAATTTCCTGACACTGGTAACATTCACTAAATTAGTTTCTTTGTTTAATTAGTTGGAATCTTGCTTAAACAACTAcatcttaaagaaaaaacaggaccAAAACCAAAAATTCAAACCAACCACAGTCATGCACCACAAAACAATATATGTGTCAATCCAACACCACATATACTATGGTGTTCCCaaagattataatggagctgaagAATTTCTATCATCTAGTGACATCGTAGCCGTGGCAGTGCAATGAATTACTACTCATGTATGCAAATACACATGGTggtataaaaaatatacaaatcatcTTAGTTCCCACTGATAGACATTTAACAGAATCCAGCTTCATTCAATCTATACATTAACATAATCACAATGAGTTTATAgacattaaaaaatgtttcccttgttctttttttaaaaacagaattttttgaaatttctttaagttaaataaataatagtatcctactatgttattttaaaattttaatgaaaaatgtaatgtgaagtgggctggagatgtagctcagtagtaaagtgcatgcctagcatgtgcaagaccctgggttcaatccccagcactgcaaaaaaaaaaaaaaagctaaaaatgtaATGTGAAGTCTCTTATATATTCTAGTTTGGAATGATTGTCCAAAGGCAAGCATCTTCACCAAAATATTACTTAAATAATATCATTATAATACAActaaatttttacaaataaatctcagtaagaaaataatctatAGGTCATAAACCATACCTTAATAGTTCCATTCAAACATTATTACCTGCAATGAAAAAAAGTAGCACACATCAGCAATACATTTGTTTTCATAATtgtaagaataaaaacaagaattaaaatgtgaaagaagTATCTGACTtcacccagattttttttttccagtactggggatttgaacctggggcttcacccttgctagacaagtgttctaccactggagccatgctccCATTATTATACAGATTCTTAACTTAAAAGGAAAACCATACCTAAATATCTATGATCTATCTCAGCCTAAAATCAGTCCTGCATCAAATATTACATTTTAGGCAGAGAGgcaacagagtgcctgcctagcaagtgtgaggccctgagttcaaaccccagtaccagcaaaaaaaaaaaaaaagaaaaaaaatgacattttaatcttttttttttcctaaaagttttTACTTGGCCAACattcttttctaaatttcataGCAGAAACAGCTATAAAATTATATAAGGTAATGTTTCATTCCTTCTTCAAAACCAGTCCAAATTTTGGGTAGCTAAGAATAAGCCACATTccagagaataaaataaagataacataAACAAGGAAAACAGGGGCCATGTGGGGAGGGGCACCAATATTATCCAGGAAGAGTCAGCTAAGGTCTGCAGACAACACAGTGCCACACAGCTTCTGGGCAgccaaggcaaaaataaaaactccACTGTGAGGCGAGTAAAAGCACACTGTCAGAAAGGACAACTTGTTCCTGGTACCAGTGGTTAGGAGTGTAGCTTTGTGGGTAGTTGAGCCACCCTGAAGCCTAACAGAACTACAGCAACAACAACCTACCTCCTAAGGTTGCTGGGAAGAGTCACTCAGATGATCGGACACAAGTGTTTCATCACAGTGCCAGGCTCATTAGAGGAATGTGGGAAGTTTCTGtggaatgaatacatgaagaagtcTTTACCAGCAGTTTTACAGACAGGTTCTTTTTATGGTCATTTTTTACATCAAACTTCAGCAACAGCTATAGGCAGGACAAATTATATGCAGACCTACATTAGGAAGCCAAAGGATCACATTCAGTGTGAAGGTTTCCCAGTGAAGCCTATGTGAAACTATGCTAAAGTACAAGGTCTTTTGATCTAAAACAATGGTTTAAATCTCCCACCCACCCTCTTCAAAAGTAAAGGACATTTTTGTGGAACTTACATATGGTAGTCCTTAGCAGCTAACACTGATTGTGCCCTATATGCCAT
Coding sequences:
- the Rab9a gene encoding ras-related protein Rab-9A — encoded protein: MAGKSSLFKVILLGDGGVGKSSLMNRYVTNKFDAQLFHTIGVEFLNKDLEVDGHFVTMQIWDTAGQERFRSLRTPFYRGSDCCLLTFSVDDSQSFQNLSNWKKEFIYYADVKEPESFPFVILGNKIDISERQVSTEEAQAWCRDNGDYPYFETSAKDATNVAAAFEEAVRRVLATEDRSDHLIQTDTVNLHRKPKPSSSCC